GATAAcgtgaaaataaacaagatatatGAAGCCTCGTAAAACGGGCACTACAGCCCCATTGTGCACCGACGTGTAAAATCGCCGGAGACAAAAGAAGGTGGTGCCTTTTAGTGTCCCATTGGTCCCCAAATTCAGTCAcacaacttttgtttgttttttttgttttttaattttctttgctCATCAGTGAGCAGCAGAAAATTTCAACCTCTTCTGCTTCTGTCTCTGGTTGCAGAACCACACTCGCACCACGTTTTTTTTCAGGTCCAACTTCTCGGCTATAGCTGCTATTTTCTCCGACGACGGCCGAGGCTGCACGGCGAAGTACGCCTCCAGAGACCTCTTCTCCGGGGCCGCTATCGACGTCCTCTTACGTTTCTTTTCTCCTCCGTTGTAAATGTCCGGTTTGTTCATCTTCTCCCTCTGGGCCCCCTCGGCCTCCTCCAGCCAGGCCTGCAGGATGGGTTTCAGTGCGATCATGTTGTTGTGGGACAGAGTCAACGACTCGAAGCGACATATTGTACTTTGGCTGAGGGACCCCACTCCGGGGATCTTCAGGTTGGCCAGTGCACCACCCACGTCCGCCTGGGTCACCCCCAGCTTGATCCTCCTCTGCTTGAACCGCTCCGCGAACGCCTCCAGCTCCCTTGGGTCCGTGTCCGAGTCATTGATGGAGGGGAGTCCGGCGTTCGTGAGTCCTGGCCCGGCTTGACCCCCTCCGTGATGGCCCGGTAAGAGCCCGTGGTGGGTGAGAGGCGAGTTCATGCTCATAGCCTGGTGGGAGAGGTGGTGGCTCAAGCCGTGCATGTGCGAGTGTGGATGGGTGGAGGAGGCGAGGagccctcctccacctccacctccacctcctccacctcctccacctccaccgccTCCACCGGACCCGTCGTGGGCGCCGGACATCAGGGATAAGGATGGAGAGGTGATGTGGTCCATGATGTCCTGCGGCTCCAGGTtcgggtggtggtggtggtgatggtggtggtggtggtgggccAGCGGCACGGTGGAGTTGGAGGAGCATGGCACCGTGCTCATCGTGTGGTAGGTGGCGTCGGGCTTGAACGGGTGCGTCTTGCCCTGGGACACGGCGATGTCCACGGCAGCCATGGCCTCGGCACGAGCCAGCAGGGTCTCATCCAGGCTCGCGAATATGTTGCTCTGGAGCTGGAAGGGGGAAAAACCAAAAAgggtgaggagaagaaaagaaaaacaccaatgTATGTGTCAGTCGGGACTTTTGGCGACACACATCATCCTCATcaacatgaatacaaaaacagtaaagacaGGCTAACATGCTTTCAGAAACAAGACTTCTTCCAGTGAACACATGgaataaacatgaataataaacTTGTTATTACGCACAGACGGCGTTCAGCTCGCTACATGCATGcaagcaacaacaaaacaaacaaaaaaaaaaagcacaaagttgttttttttatgcttgtaATTTACCTGTGGAGTTTGTAGACAGGCTCTCCTTATAGCTTCCGAGCTGGAATGCAAAGTGGTGTACTTGTGCTCGGGTAGAGAGGGATGCATGGCGAAGTGCGGCTGTTTGCTGTTCATGGACATCATCTTGGCGAGCTTCTCCAATTAAAGTGCACGGGAAgaaaggggtaaaaaaaaaaaaaaaaaaaaaaactgctacaAGAGCAGGGAGATAGTCATAGATAGGCTACACAGTGgtcctcctccgcctctccGGTAATGATGCGCTGTGGTTCGCTGTGTAGTGCAGCCTTGAGCCCGGAGATCACAGAGATGCCTGCAGTCTCTCAGACGCACTTATCTGTCTACTGTTTCCCCACTGCTGGGGATGAGAGAGGCTCTTACACCTGAGCGCCTCACATCTCGTCAAGCCCTGCTCGGCTGCTCTCGCGAGACTTAAACGCTGCCAGAACAGTGAGCAGACtgacagatatatatatatatatatatatatataaaataaaaaactgctcACAGGCCAGGGCTGTAACATCTGGAGACTAGACGcctgcgtttttgtttttttttaagggctCACTTCACTCCATCCAGCCTTCAGGCCCTGTTCTTTACTTGGAAACAATTGatttaacacttttattttgagttgTCATACGTTTAAGACTGGTGTTTATCCATCTGATTTCAGGACGTTGTTATAAATCTAGAATTATTGGTTTGGAATCACTATTAGTAACACAATctgtgattttttaaatgtataacaatGAATGAAAAGCAATATTATAAGTGTAAAAGACatctatacatttattttatagacTTAATGAGCTCTCCACAACAATGGCACATGTTCAAATGTGCAGGTTACAGGCTTTGTCCCGTCTGTCTCCCATCTTAACCCTTTGGAAGTAATGAGGCCGTCGTCTCATCATTAAAGCTCATCACAGCCAGATGAGCACTaaacaaattgatttaatacaCCAGCGTAACCTTGTACACAGTCTTAACCTAAATTAATTAATCCCAATGAATGAACACTTCATTTATTCAAACCACAACGGTTGGCCAATTAAAATTTCATGCAGCGATTAGAGGTATGTGAAATATACATGATATCGTTAAATTTGCATAATAAATAAGGCGCTTAGTGCTATAATGGAATGGCTTTGCGTGTGAGGTCTCTTAATGCGTGTCGTTACAGGCTACTACATGCTTTTATCCGCATTAACAGACTAtgagttttggtcttttaaGAGCTAAATGAATAATTGTTACTGTTAATTGTACTGCAAATCATCAGGAAAAGTAGCacgaaaagagaaaaatgacaatgtgCTTAATGTTAATCCCCGAATTCCACTAGAAATCACAATATGAAAATTCACCACAAAATACCAGACCCACATAGCCCATGTACATCCTCAGGAGGGAGTGAGGTGAGTTGAATCACGTGATCAAGGATCtacacaaataaaagacaatgcCAAGAATAAACTTCATACATTGTTTCTCCATGCATTACTACTTTATTTCCTAACGAACTCTTACACTGcaatatttatttcagaaaagCAGTTTTTCATGATAGTCGTGTTCATCCGTCTTCAGTATTGTGTGCCATCATGAAAAGATTACCACTTGGACCTTGTTTACTGATTAACTTGAAAGGACAAACACATACAAGTAGGCTGGAAGTATGTTTGGAAAAATGTCTCCGCACCAAAACTGGTGCACTATACAGTATAACAAAGAACAGCGCAGAAGGGTTTGTCAGATTACAGAATTTCAGGCCCTAGCAGCATTTAGTTGCCACTGAGACCTATTAGTAgactacacacaaaaaaactatcaatatatgtcatattttgtcttaatttatacaatataacaacagacaaaatgacaataacTTACACAGGAGCATCACATTCCCAAATGTATTCTGACGAAACGTGGAGTTAATATTTAGCTCCACGTTTTGTTTGTGAAGCCTGACCGAAACACACTACAGTGGAGGGCACAGCGACAACACACAggttctcatttttttttaaaccttcacATGAGCTTTGAAAGTTTGGTGGGACTGCTTGAGTTAAAGGGACTGTGAGACTTCCTCTTTGTTGGCTGGCTGATGTTCAGTGCGTGTCTGTCTCTTGTCGTGTTCACAGGTTTACCGGTGCAGCTGGGGGACGAGGTGGTGGAGCAGGAGGTCACGTGATCGTTGTCTTGGCTTGCTGGACTGAGAGAGCCAGACGGACCGGCCTTGTTCTCTTCCAGCGAATCAAACAGCAAATCAAAAGACAGTTCGTCAGTCTGAGTGGGACCACAGTCAGCGGCCCGGCTACCGCTCTCCCTAGCCGACACCAGCTCACCTTCCTCTGCCGAGCCTTTTGGAGCCTCTTTGTCACTCAGGGTGCCGACCGTGTTGTTAAGTGGCGAGCGCTTCTTCTGGTCACGCGGTTCTGGTTTGCCACCGCCACTTGACGAGACATCGGGGCACGTTCGTGGTTCTGGGACCAGAGTGTTGTCCAAGTCTGCGCGAGGGGAGGAAGCCAGGGAGCGCTGCGACCCCCGGCTACTGGAACTCTCTCCATCAAACATCATGGAGTCCAACTCTGAGATTTTGTCCAGGTAAGCTGCATCCATGGATGCCTCGCAGGACGTCTGGAAACCACCGAACTCCTCACCTTCGAGAGTGGGGGATGCGGCTCCTTTGACTGAGCCGTCTGTACTTGGACCCGGACACGACTCGTCATTAGAGTTTGCTCTCTGCCAATCGCCCCAGAAGACAGGCTTTGGGGGTTCCTCGTCAGTATCTGCGGGCAAGCCTTTGGGGAATTTGCCGAGGCTGCTGAATTCGTTCTCCATGGTGCCGTTGCTCTTGCCAGGGCTAGGAAATTCTTCAAAATCAAGCTTCCTCAGATAAGACGCTGGTTTAAATGCAACTTTCTTTTCACGGACGCCAGGGCTTCTCAGAGTCAGGGACCGGAAGGCCGAGGACGGGGTGGCGGG
This region of Anoplopoma fimbria isolate UVic2021 breed Golden Eagle Sablefish chromosome 2, Afim_UVic_2022, whole genome shotgun sequence genomic DNA includes:
- the pou4f1 gene encoding POU domain, class 4, transcription factor 1 isoform X1 — its product is MMSMNSKQPHFAMHPSLPEHKYTTLHSSSEAIRRACLQTPQLQSNIFASLDETLLARAEAMAAVDIAVSQGKTHPFKPDATYHTMSTVPCSSNSTVPLAHHHHHHHHHHHPNLEPQDIMDHITSPSLSLMSGAHDGSGGGGGGGGGGGGGGGGGGGLLASSTHPHSHMHGLSHHLSHQAMSMNSPLTHHGLLPGHHGGGQAGPGLTNAGLPSINDSDTDPRELEAFAERFKQRRIKLGVTQADVGGALANLKIPGVGSLSQSTICRFESLTLSHNNMIALKPILQAWLEEAEGAQREKMNKPDIYNGGEKKRKRTSIAAPEKRSLEAYFAVQPRPSSEKIAAIAEKLDLKKNVVRVWFCNQRQKQKRLKFSAAH
- the pou4f1 gene encoding POU domain, class 4, transcription factor 1 isoform X2 — its product is MMSMNSKQPHFAMHPSLPEHKYTTLHSSSEAIRRACLQTPQLQSNIFASLDETLLARAEAMAAVDIAVSQGKTHPFKPDATYHTMSTVPCSSNSTVPLAHHHHHHHHHHHPNLEPQDIMDHITSPSLSLMSGGGGGGGGLLASSTHPHSHMHGLSHHLSHQAMSMNSPLTHHGLLPGHHGGGQAGPGLTNAGLPSINDSDTDPRELEAFAERFKQRRIKLGVTQADVGGALANLKIPGVGSLSQSTICRFESLTLSHNNMIALKPILQAWLEEAEGAQREKMNKPDIYNGGEKKRKRTSIAAPEKRSLEAYFAVQPRPSSEKIAAIAEKLDLKKNVVRVWFCNQRQKQKRLKFSAAH